The sequence AATCTTTCTAAGGAAGATAACAGTATCATCTACTTCCTTTACAGATACAGAATAATTCTTTACTCCCTCAAGCTCTTTTTCAAGCTTTGTAAGCTCATGATAGTGAGTTGCAAATAGAGTTTTACATCTTAAGTTGTTTGAATTGCAGATGTACTCAACTACTGACCAAGCAATACTAAGTCCATCATAGGTTGAAGTACCTCTTCCAACCTCATCTAATAAAACAAGACTGTTAGAAGTAGCGTTATTTAAGATGTTTGATACTTCCCACATCTCCACCATGAAGGTACTCTTCCCCCCTGCTAAATCGTCAGAAGCACCTATTCTTGTGAATATCTTATCACAAATTGAGATGTTTCCTTCTCTAGCTGGAATGAAAGAACCTATATGTGCCATAAGGGTAATTAAAGCTACCTGTCTCATATAAGTAGATTTACCCGCCATGTTTGGTCCTGTGATTATAAGCAGGTTGTTATTCTTTCTATCTAATAAGGTATCATTAGAAACAAACTCTCCCTTATCTATAACCTTCTCAACTACAGGATGTCTTCCATCTTGGATATCTATAATTCCCTCTGTGTTTAAGTTTGGTTTTACATAAGAATTCTCTAACGCTATATATGCAAAGTTTGTTAAGCAGTCAAGCTCTGAGATTATCTTTGAAGTCTTTTGCATTCTTTGAATTTCTTTTTCTATGGCATTTCTAATATCAGAGAATAGAGAATATTCAAGGGCAGATAACTTCTCTTCTGCTCCAAGTATCTTTTCTTCTACTTGTTTTAATTCCTCTGTAATAAATCTTTCAGCATTTGCAAGAGTTTGCTTTCTTATATATCTTCCCTCTGGGATTGAATCATAGTTTGATCTAGTAATTTCTATATAATAACCAAATACTTTATTATAACCCACCTTTAGAGATTTGATTCCTGTAAACTCTCTTTCTTGATTTTCTAGAGCAGCAATCCATTCTTTACCGTGGAACTTTGCAGTTCTAAGTTCATCAACCTCGCTGTTGTAACCTTCCTTTATGATTCCTCCTTCTTTAATTGACATTGGAGGTTCATCTATAATAGCTGATTCTAATAAGTTACATATATCAGTAAGTTCATCTATATTGTTATAATAATAGCTTAACTTATTTGAAGAGGTATCTTTAAGTAAGGCTTTTAAATCTGGAATCCTCTTTAAAGAATTCTTAAGAGAAATTAAATCCTTAGCATTTACATTATTAGTAGCTACCTTACCTACTATTCTCTCTATATCATAAATATCATGTAGGGCTGTTCTTAAATCTTCATTTAAGGAAAGATTATTATACAGTTCCTCTACAGCAGATAATCTATTTTCAATCTCATTTTTATTAATTAGGGGTTGCTCTATCCACTTTCTAAGCTGTCTGCTTCCCATGGAAGTCTTAGTCTTATCAAGCACCCATAAAAGAGAGCCTTTTTTATTCTTCTCATGAATATTTTCAGTAAGTTCAAGGTTTCTTCTTGTATTACTGTCTATAGTCATATAATCAAGGATTTCATACTTATCAATCTTATTAATGTTTGAAAGCGTGCACTTTTGAGTATCCTTAATATATTTAATAAGAGATACACAGGCAGCCTTTTCTATATCATTAAGCTTTGATAATTCTTCCTCGGAAAATTGTTCTTGTAAGTCATTAAGATCAGAAGAAAAATAAGCGTCTTCCTTCTTTGTAACCATAATACCAAGGTATAAGATATCCTTATAAAGCTTCTCATCTATACCTTCCTTTAGGATTATTTCCTTTGGTGAAAACTTTGATATTTCATCAGAAATAAGATTATTCTTTGTTACAAAGGAAGTACATAGAAAGTCCCCTGTAGATATATCTGTAACTGCTATTGCTGTACTATTTGAATCAGAATAGATGCTCATAACAAAGTTATTTCTCTGTTCATCTATAAAGTTTGTATCATTATAGGTTCCTGGAGTTACTACCTTTATAACATCTCTTTTAACTAAGCCCTTAGCTGTTGCTGGATCTTCAACCTGCTCACAGATTGCAACCTTAAAACCCTTAGCAATAAGTCTTCCAAGATAGGTGTTCACTGCATGATAAGGAATTCCACACATAGGAGCTCTACTAGGCAGACCACAATCCTTTCCTGTTAAAACAAGCTCTAAGGCTTTAGAGGTTATCTCTGCATCTTCAAAGAACATTTCATAAAAATCACCCACTCTAAAAAACAGTAAGCAATCTTTATACTTTTCTTTCGTATCAACATATTGTTGCATCATAGGTGATAGTGCCATAACTGTTATTCCTCCTTAAATTAAAAAGCTCTAATTAAAGAGCTTTTTAAACTTCCTCTCCATTTAATGAAAAAGAATGTGCTTTTGTAATTTTAACATTAACAAGTTTACCTATACTATCAGCCTTGCCTTCAAAATTAACAAGTTTTCCTTCTCTTGTTCTTCCTGAAAGTTTAGTTTCATCATTCTTGCTAGTTCCTTCAACTAAAACTTCCACTGTTTTGCCTTCAAAAGTCTTGTTCTTTTTAGCAACAATTTCGTTAACAGCTTCAAGTAATCTGTTGAATCTATCATGCTTAACGTCTTCAGCAATTTGATTCTCCATCCTGTCAGCAGGAGTATACTTTCTTCTTGAATATATAAAAGTAAATGCAGAATCATATTCTACTTCCTTAACTAAGGATAAAGTATCTTGGAAATCTTCCTCTGTTTCTCCAGGGAAACCAATGATAATATCTGTAGTTAAAGATACATTTGGTATTTCCTTTTTGATCTTCTTAACTAGATCTAAGTAGTAATCTCTTGTGTAGTGTCTGTTCATTTCCTCTAGTACTCTTGTAGAACCACTTTGTACTGGAAGGTGAATTTGCTCACATAACTTATTACAATCTCTTATTGCGTAAATAACATCATCAGTTAAATCCTTTGGATGTGAAGTCATGAATCTTACTCTATCAAGACCAGGGATTTCATTAACTCTTCTTAGAAGATCAGCAAAAGAAATCTCTGGCTCTAAGCCCTTACCATAAGAGTTAACATTTTGACCAAGTAAAGTGATTTCCTTATATCCTTGAGCAACTAATTCCTTAATTTCATTTTCAATATCTTCAGGCTTTCTGCTTCTCTCTCTACCTCTAACATAAGGTACAACACAATATGTACAGAAATTGTTGCAGCCATACATTACAGTAACAAAGGCTTTTGTATCACTCTTTCTGTCTATAGGAATTCCCTCAACAATTTGATCTTCCTTATTTACTATTTCCTTAACTTGAACACCATCTTGTTTAACTCTGTTTAAGTATTCAGGGAACTTATATGAGTTGTGTGTTCCGAAGATTATATCTACATAAGGGAACTTTTCAAGTATAGTATCAGCCATACCCTTTTGTTGCATCATGCAACCACAGATAGCTATAACAAGATCTTTGTTTTCTTTCTTAAGTCTTTTTAATTCACCTAAGTTACCGTATACCTTGTTTTCAGCATTTTCTCTTACGCAGCAAGTATTAAATATAATAATAGAAGCCTTTTCTTTATCTTCTGTTTCTGTATAACCAATTCTCTTAAGCATACCAGATAGCTTTTCAGAATCTTCTTCATTCATTTGACAGCCATAAGTACTGATATGGAAAGTTTTTTTATCATCAATTTTTAAATTATTATCTTGCATTATTTCCTCCAAATTTAAATTAATTTCTACAGTATTATACCATAACGGTGTATGGGAAATAAAGACTGTATTAAAAGAAAGAAAAAACTCACTAAAGATTTTTAGTGAGTTTTTTCTTTAAAATACTTAAGTTACTATTTTAGTATTCTTCTCCTTCATCACCAACGACTCTACATGATAACTTGACTGCAATTTTCTTCATCTTTTCTTTCACATAATCATTTGCGCCGGATACAGATATTTTTCCTCTATTATATGTGAATGCGACTTCATAAGCTATCCCATCATATTTAAATGTCCAAATAGCTGTGTTTTTTAGCTTTATTGTAATTTTTTCAAGTGTTTGCAGGTTAACGCTTGAAAATTGATTTTTAATTTTCATTTCAGAATCCGTCTCAATTAGTTTTGTCCACTCTTCTAATGTGATAGGGTTTTCGTTAGATTCCCATGGATATTGAGTTTTAATTATATGTATTGAATATGACATTTGTTATCTCTGCCTTTCATTCCAACCTGAAGAATAGTTTATTATAACAATGTGGTAAGGTTATATGCCATCATTTTATAGATATTATTTAATCTATAGTAGCTACCTTGAAACCTTGTCGATTTGCTTCTTCAATGAAGTTATCTCCATCAATATGAATACAATAAACCTGGCTTCTATATTCTTTAGGTACTAATTTACATAACTTTCTTAAAGATGTGTGCACATTCTCTTCTGCATCATCAAGACATGTATCGTGATACACTAAATTACCATTATTTAAAAAAGTTATTATATCAATATTAGTTTCATAAGTATCTCCGCTATAAAAAATACTATTTGCCTTATCAAAGCTTAAAATATACGAATAAGTATTAATTGATTCTACATGCTTAGTTAATTTTGAGTTTACTTCTAAATCCAATGATTCAATTCTCTTAGCATCTGGATTCAACACTAAAAAGCTCTCGTTTTCATTTAATCCAAGTAATCCTAAAAATACTTTTATCTTTTCTCTTTCTTTAAAATACACATTTGTTGTTATTTTATACTTCCAATAGCAAAATCCAATAAACCCACCCAAGGAACCTACATGGTCTGAATGCATATGCGTTATTAATATATGAACTTCTTTAACTCCATCCATTAAGTTTTTCTCTAAAATTTTCTTAAATACAGTTTCTCCACAATCAATTAATAATAACGTTTTATTTTCTTTAATGTATGCTGATGTATTCGCTTCTATAGAATGATATCCTGAACCTATGCCTAAAAACCTCAACCTTTTCATATAAATACTCCTTATTTAAATTATAAATTAATACGTTTATAAACAAACATTAATATCAAAAGTATCTTTATTATATTTAATTACTTCTCTTTCAATAGAACCCATATATTCTATAAAGTTTTTGTCTGGAATTCATGCAACTATTATTTAATATTAAACTCCACTACAAATTGGATTTTGTTGAGCTTCGTGTTATACTTATAATGTTGGTGAAATACCAAATTCAGTTAGTAAATTCTGAAACCTACATTTTTCATGTTCCATCACAGGAAAAAGCGGATTATATAAACAATGTTGTAAAACATCTGCATCTTTTAATACTTCATCAAATGCAGAATGAGTAGTCGCTTTTGAACTGTGGTTGCGAATAGCTGAACATATTAAATCTGTTTCATTATCAGTTGTCAATGACAACTCCTCAAGAATTTGACGTGCCAAAACTGCACTGTGCTCAGTATGATTTTCAGTATTCATAGCTTTATAAGAGTATAAATCATGTAACATACCAGCAATGGTCGCCAATTCAACATCTTGATTTCTTTTTAGAGCAATCATTGCACATGCCTGCGAAACTCCATAAAGATGGAGGTAACCACACCTTCTTTCTTGAGTGTCGTTCATATTTATTAGAATTTCATCAATATACTTTCGAAGTCCTTCAATGCGATTATCCATATCTTCAGTACGCCCATTATGTAAATACTTTTGAATTTTTTCAATATGGTTTTCCATGTCTTCACCCACCCATTATATAATAATTTTCAGTTCACATTTGTGAAACGAACTGAAAATCACTGACAAATCTACTATTTATATTACTTAACTTTAAATTAGAATTTATAGTTAAGCAAAATTGATAAGTTCTTTTGAAACACCTTTCCATGCAATCAATCTCTTAACAGCCATAAAGTGACTTTCCCTTTGGAATTTCAGACCAATACTTTTTGTCTAAATCAGTAATTACTAAAATATCATATTCTTCTGCTTACTTTACTATAAATTATCCTCCACAAATCCCCATTTCTCTATCGCTTAAAAATTATTTTTTTCTTTTAACATAACATATTTTATTAAATTATCATTACTTATGATACGGTTCATCATTCATTAGACTAAACATCAATCAATATTTTTGTACAATTAATCTGTTGATGCTAAATTCCTATTATAGACATTATCTTAACTTAAATTCTACCACAATTCATCACAAATAAATACATATACCATATATTTTTCCATATAGTTTCCTCTTTCAACACCTTTCTTCATACAAAAAAAGCTATTACAAAATAGTACATTAACCTATCTTATAATAGCTTCAATCATATCAAATATATTATTTTTCTGCTTCACAGTGTTTATTGCTCTGCAATACTAACGTTTTGCCATCATTTGATCAATAGATTCTTTAATATAATCGATGCATTTCTTTTGAAAACGGTAGCTTGTAGAGGATACTCCTCCAAAGTCAGAGAATTCTGCTGCATTCATTCCTCTTACAATGGCTTTATATGCTACATGGTAATCTGCTTCTGCTAATTCACCATTGGAAAAGAATCCTTTCAGTGCAAGATAATCATATGATAATGTTAAAGGAATAAGAAAGCTTATAAGAAAGTTATGATTTCCTTTTGGTGTTATTTTTGTGATGAATTCTTTGCTGAATATACTATCTATGCCCTCAATAATTGAGATCTTATCATAGAACTTTAAAAAATTATTTAAGTAATCTTCAATTTCTATTTTCTTCAGTTTCAATTTATCAGTAGATAGCTTTTTCATTTCCCTCATAAATCTTTCTACATAGTAAGGAGTATCATTCTTACCTTCAACTAAACCACAATATGAATAACCAAGACATGCATATAACTCATAATTTGTAGTCTTATCTTTTATCTTTTTATCATTACACTTAAACATTTTATTGAACTTAGGTTTGTTGATTAAGTTTTTCATTAATACATCTTTTGCCCAAAATGAAAAAGAAGAACGATATACTACTTCGTTTAATTCCTGTTTTGTTAATGGATTTGTGGCTTGGTTAAATCTCATAAATACTTCATATTCTAGCTCTTCATTATTAGAAACATCTATAGATTCAACATTAATTTGGCTATCCATTTCTAAGCGATTCCTAACATTTGCAGGAAGCTGATCAAATGTCATTCCATTAAGTTTTGTAAGTTTACTTAATTTTGTTAATGCAAATTTATTATTTTTATACCTATACATTGCCATTAACCTATGAGCTCCATCAATAACATTTAGTAGTACCTTTTCCTTCTCTGTATCCTTTGAAAGATATATAACAGGTATAGGAATATTGAGTAGTAAAGATTCTATTATGCTTGATTCTTTTTCCTTACCAAATTTATATTCACGTTGATAATCTGGATTTAAAACTATTCCTCCATGCTTTCTTTCGTAACCATCTTGAATTAAATTGCACAATTGTCCAAACTGATAAACATTTTTTCTGACTTCACATTTCCATTCATTAAAATCCGTTAAGTCCATATTAGGCACTGATGACATAAAACGCATCCCCTTCTAAAATTTAATTGTTTCTAAATATTTCTCTATTATTTCTTTTTGTTTTTCTTTAGGTAATAAATTTAATTCTATATCAATTAATTAACTTACCTGCTTTCCATAAAATATACTATTCTATAGAAGAGGGTAATATTCTTTATAGATTTGAGTTTCATTAATAAAAAATTGATGCAGCGTAAAATATTTAACCTATCTTGCATAAACAGGTTTCTATTTAACTTGGCTTTTTAAATATAAACATATAAAAAAAGAAATATATATAAATATTTATAGGTAAAATGCGCCTTTATAAGGTTTATTGCTTTTCAAATCATTCTCTTTAGAGGTGTAAACTCAGAAATAACAGACATTTTCACAGGAACTTTTGCAACAAAAAACCTATGCTTAATATCAGTTTTAGCATAGGTTTTTACATTTATTTAATTTTTCTGAACTATATAAGAAACGTTGATATTTTAGTCCTTACATTTACCTACTGGCGTGTGTATAAATCTTCAACATTGAATCACTATTTATATAACGATGAAGTTTCAATATTATGATGACCTAATTCCCTCTCCATACTTTCAATTAAATCATTAAATACCCAAACATCTTCCGAATAGTCATGTTTAAAATACAGTTTGCCAGAACGTCCTATTGCTACAACAGCAGGATAATGATACCCACTTTCACCTAAATAAAAACAATCTTCATTTGCAAAATCTAAAATGGCTTTATAATCATCTACAAAATCTATTTCCTCTGTAGGGCTTGATATGAAATAAAAAGAATAGTCGTGCAAAGACAATCCGATTTCTTTAACTGGATGATAAGATTTAAAGTAAACCGTTTTATCTAATCCAGTAAATTGTTCAAGAAATTTTTGAGCACTATCAAATAGTTCTATTCCATTTTCTATACATTGTCGTTCAAAATTAGAAATATTAATTTTTCTGTTCGGATACCAACCTGCTTTTTTAAGCAATAAAGTCATTTGTTCTCTTTTTGTTACTTCTTCAATATTCTCCATAACCTCACTCCAATTACATCTATTAACGTGCTAAAGATTACGCCAATATCTTCCTAAAAACCTTTCAACTTCAATAGACTTTTTTCTTATATCATCACTGAAAAAATTAAACGCATTTGCTAACACATCTTTATCATCACCTAAGTATTCCAGTATGGTTACAACGACTATATTCTGTACAGCTTCATCACCTGTCTTATACATATACTCAATAAAATCAATATATCTCCGTATAGTTTCAATATCTTCATTTTCCTTTAACAATTGAGTTAAAGGCAGATTTATAGCATCTCCAAAGAAAACATGACCTAAACAGTTCCTCACAAAAATCAATGTGTTCACGATATGTTTGTTCGTGTTCAGGAAAATTTTCAATAAAAGCACCTACACATTCTTCTAAATTCATATTTGTTTACCTCACAAAATATAA comes from Clostridium sp. TW13 and encodes:
- the mutS gene encoding DNA mismatch repair protein MutS, whose amino-acid sequence is MALSPMMQQYVDTKEKYKDCLLFFRVGDFYEMFFEDAEITSKALELVLTGKDCGLPSRAPMCGIPYHAVNTYLGRLIAKGFKVAICEQVEDPATAKGLVKRDVIKVVTPGTYNDTNFIDEQRNNFVMSIYSDSNSTAIAVTDISTGDFLCTSFVTKNNLISDEISKFSPKEIILKEGIDEKLYKDILYLGIMVTKKEDAYFSSDLNDLQEQFSEEELSKLNDIEKAACVSLIKYIKDTQKCTLSNINKIDKYEILDYMTIDSNTRRNLELTENIHEKNKKGSLLWVLDKTKTSMGSRQLRKWIEQPLINKNEIENRLSAVEELYNNLSLNEDLRTALHDIYDIERIVGKVATNNVNAKDLISLKNSLKRIPDLKALLKDTSSNKLSYYYNNIDELTDICNLLESAIIDEPPMSIKEGGIIKEGYNSEVDELRTAKFHGKEWIAALENQEREFTGIKSLKVGYNKVFGYYIEITRSNYDSIPEGRYIRKQTLANAERFITEELKQVEEKILGAEEKLSALEYSLFSDIRNAIEKEIQRMQKTSKIISELDCLTNFAYIALENSYVKPNLNTEGIIDIQDGRHPVVEKVIDKGEFVSNDTLLDRKNNNLLIITGPNMAGKSTYMRQVALITLMAHIGSFIPAREGNISICDKIFTRIGASDDLAGGKSTFMVEMWEVSNILNNATSNSLVLLDEVGRGTSTYDGLSIAWSVVEYICNSNNLRCKTLFATHYHELTKLEKELEGVKNYSVSVKEVDDTVIFLRKIVEGGADQSYGIEVAKLAGLPEKVIERAKEILQGLEEKNSNKEISINPEVPKEVSSDNEVTAKDTDIAVKEVAVDEEVQKPKHGKSHKKSVVNEDGAMQLDFGMISKENFISKVKDLDILTLTPMDAMNKLYELVKEAKEF
- a CDS encoding SUKH-3 domain-containing protein; protein product: MENIEEVTKREQMTLLLKKAGWYPNRKINISNFERQCIENGIELFDSAQKFLEQFTGLDKTVYFKSYHPVKEIGLSLHDYSFYFISSPTEEIDFVDDYKAILDFANEDCFYLGESGYHYPAVVAIGRSGKLYFKHDYSEDVWVFNDLIESMERELGHHNIETSSLYK
- a CDS encoding HD domain-containing protein encodes the protein MENHIEKIQKYLHNGRTEDMDNRIEGLRKYIDEILINMNDTQERRCGYLHLYGVSQACAMIALKRNQDVELATIAGMLHDLYSYKAMNTENHTEHSAVLARQILEELSLTTDNETDLICSAIRNHSSKATTHSAFDEVLKDADVLQHCLYNPLFPVMEHEKCRFQNLLTEFGISPTL
- a CDS encoding DUF262 domain-containing protein, with the protein product MSSVPNMDLTDFNEWKCEVRKNVYQFGQLCNLIQDGYERKHGGIVLNPDYQREYKFGKEKESSIIESLLLNIPIPVIYLSKDTEKEKVLLNVIDGAHRLMAMYRYKNNKFALTKLSKLTKLNGMTFDQLPANVRNRLEMDSQINVESIDVSNNEELEYEVFMRFNQATNPLTKQELNEVVYRSSFSFWAKDVLMKNLINKPKFNKMFKCNDKKIKDKTTNYELYACLGYSYCGLVEGKNDTPYYVERFMREMKKLSTDKLKLKKIEIEDYLNNFLKFYDKISIIEGIDSIFSKEFITKITPKGNHNFLISFLIPLTLSYDYLALKGFFSNGELAEADYHVAYKAIVRGMNAAEFSDFGGVSSTSYRFQKKCIDYIKESIDQMMAKR
- a CDS encoding MBL fold metallo-hydrolase, whose product is MKRLRFLGIGSGYHSIEANTSAYIKENKTLLLIDCGETVFKKILEKNLMDGVKEVHILITHMHSDHVGSLGGFIGFCYWKYKITTNVYFKEREKIKVFLGLLGLNENESFLVLNPDAKRIESLDLEVNSKLTKHVESINTYSYILSFDKANSIFYSGDTYETNIDIITFLNNGNLVYHDTCLDDAEENVHTSLRKLCKLVPKEYRSQVYCIHIDGDNFIEEANRQGFKVATID
- a CDS encoding DUF7674 family protein encodes the protein MRNCLGHVFFGDAINLPLTQLLKENEDIETIRRYIDFIEYMYKTGDEAVQNIVVVTILEYLGDDKDVLANAFNFFSDDIRKKSIEVERFLGRYWRNL
- the miaB gene encoding tRNA (N6-isopentenyl adenosine(37)-C2)-methylthiotransferase MiaB yields the protein MQDNNLKIDDKKTFHISTYGCQMNEEDSEKLSGMLKRIGYTETEDKEKASIIIFNTCCVRENAENKVYGNLGELKRLKKENKDLVIAICGCMMQQKGMADTILEKFPYVDIIFGTHNSYKFPEYLNRVKQDGVQVKEIVNKEDQIVEGIPIDRKSDTKAFVTVMYGCNNFCTYCVVPYVRGRERSRKPEDIENEIKELVAQGYKEITLLGQNVNSYGKGLEPEISFADLLRRVNEIPGLDRVRFMTSHPKDLTDDVIYAIRDCNKLCEQIHLPVQSGSTRVLEEMNRHYTRDYYLDLVKKIKKEIPNVSLTTDIIIGFPGETEEDFQDTLSLVKEVEYDSAFTFIYSRRKYTPADRMENQIAEDVKHDRFNRLLEAVNEIVAKKNKTFEGKTVEVLVEGTSKNDETKLSGRTREGKLVNFEGKADSIGKLVNVKITKAHSFSLNGEEV